From a region of the Tenggerimyces flavus genome:
- a CDS encoding TIGR03620 family F420-dependent LLM class oxidoreductase, with amino-acid sequence MSALDRIGQVGAWLGPVRLASAATMREAASTVEALGYGSFWVSDTPTTRDPFSASAVVLAATSSLVVGTGIANVWGRDAAAMNGASQALAEAYPSRFVLGLGVSHSPDVARRGHAYVSPVAKMRSYLDELDASPYDPPAPAVAAPRMLAALGPRMLELSRDRTAGALPYLTTPEHTKLARDLLGPGSALIPEQTLVLESSPSAAREAGREFLTHYLAMPNYQNNLLRMGFTYEDLSGGGSDRLVDALVAWRSVETVAERIRDHLAAGADHVALQPLPRPGDPLGLEQLRLLAPLLVG; translated from the coding sequence ATGTCTGCTCTCGATCGGATCGGTCAGGTCGGCGCCTGGCTCGGGCCTGTTCGGCTCGCGTCCGCTGCGACGATGCGGGAGGCGGCTTCGACGGTGGAGGCCCTGGGGTACGGGTCGTTCTGGGTCTCGGACACGCCGACCACGCGGGATCCGTTCAGCGCTTCGGCTGTGGTGCTGGCGGCGACGTCGTCGCTGGTCGTGGGAACGGGGATCGCGAACGTGTGGGGTCGCGACGCCGCCGCGATGAACGGCGCTTCGCAGGCGCTGGCGGAGGCGTATCCGTCGCGGTTCGTCCTGGGACTCGGCGTGAGCCACTCGCCGGACGTCGCTCGGCGGGGGCACGCGTACGTGTCGCCGGTGGCGAAGATGCGTTCGTATCTGGACGAGCTGGACGCCTCGCCGTACGACCCGCCTGCGCCTGCTGTCGCGGCGCCGCGGATGCTGGCGGCTCTGGGGCCGCGGATGCTGGAGCTCTCCCGCGATCGCACGGCCGGGGCGCTGCCGTACCTGACGACGCCGGAGCACACGAAGCTCGCGCGGGATCTGTTGGGGCCTGGGTCGGCGCTGATCCCGGAGCAGACGCTGGTGCTGGAGTCGTCTCCGTCGGCGGCGCGCGAGGCTGGGCGGGAGTTCCTGACGCACTACCTGGCGATGCCGAACTACCAGAACAACCTGCTGCGGATGGGCTTCACGTACGAGGACCTGTCGGGTGGTGGCAGCGACCGGCTGGTCGACGCCCTGGTGGCGTGGCGGTCGGTGGAGACGGTGGCCGAACGGATCCGCGACCACCTCGCCGCCGGCGCCGACCACGTGGCGCTCCAACCTTTGCCTCGACCCGGCGACCCGCTGGGCCTGGAGCAGCTGCGGCTCCTGGCTCCCCTGCTGGTCGGCTAG